A single region of the Nicotiana sylvestris chromosome 6, ASM39365v2, whole genome shotgun sequence genome encodes:
- the LOC104216773 gene encoding uncharacterized protein At3g49140 isoform X2 translates to MFISAPSSSISISPSHCFKCHADGVGCSASVGVTSSWIKPSHEVQGFSDHSGIRPENPFLGATQLHWLPVGHEISLSRISVAADYPDSVPDSSNYVGNHGYHPLEGIRDHRRVRDTELTAAETARTTVEANSNALLIFPGMVHCEPHERESWAEFQYVIDEYGDIFFEIYDDKNILQDRDASNPVNALIGMDFSQYEKRRAESSDYSNFIGDSIDDTYFLDNYLEVENSEMSDFQVDWAMPDSYSKLHPVYFAKCLTKAVEMEHAKMMDHPSNGISIWGHLKPAFLEEEFYVRRLFSDDEVGDGYISDWKDGETLSFGSSYDKSCSLSTIYRLEILKIELFSVYGAQIQHCEERCLQGFGGTEISKGKINEGGKRPKVWLGSKLAVNLHDFQDAEPDILVHSTPAIVEWFKQQGIKCKFALKALCRKKGLHAERAKLIGVDSLGMDVRVLSGTEVQTHRFPFKVRATSEVAAEKQIRQLLFPRSRRKKFRTPERAGDLDSL, encoded by the exons ATGTTCATCTCCGCGCCTTCTTCATCAATCTCCATCA GTCCTTCACATTGCTTCAAATGTCATGCTGATGGAGTTGGTTGCTCAGCATCAGTTGGAGTTACAAGCAGTTGGATCAAACCATCACATGAGGTTCAGGGATTCTCTGACCATTCAGGTATAAG GCCTGAGAATCCTTTCCTCGGAGCTACACAATTGCATTGGCTGCCTGTAGGACATGAGATTAGCCTTTCAAGAATTTCAGTTGCAGCAGACTACCCAGATTCTGTTCCTGATTCCTCTAACTATGTCGGGAATCATGGCTATCACCCTCTTGAAGGAATACGAGACCACAGAAGAGTTCGTGATACTGAACTCACAGCTGCTGAAACAGCAAGGACAACTGTTGAG GCTAATAGCAATGCTTTGTTGATATTCCCTGGCATGGTTCATTGTGAACCTCATGAACGAGAGTCATGGGCAGAATTTCAGTACGTGATTGATGAATATGGAG ACATATTCTTTGAAATTTATGATGACAAGAATATCTTGCAAGATCGTGATGCAAGTAATCCTGTG AATGCATTGATTGGAATGGATTTCTCCCAATATGAGAAGAGGAGGGCAGAATCTTCTGACTACAGCAATTTCATAGGTGATTCTATTGACGATACTTACTTCTTGGACAATTACTTAGAG GTTGAAAATTCTGAGATGTCTGACTTTCAAGTTGATTGGGCAATGCCAGATAGTTATAGCAAGTTGCACCCAGTGTATTTTGCAAAGTGCTTGACTAAG GCTGTTGAAATGGAACATGCTAAGATGATGGATCATCCATCAAATGGCATTTCAATTTGGGGACACCTCAAGCCTGCCTTTCTGGAAGAAGAATTTTATGTTCGAAGGCTCTTCAGTGATGATGAAGTTGGGGACGGCTACATCTCGGATTGGAAAG ATGGAGAAACTTTGAGCTTCGGTTCAAGCTATGACAAGAGCTGCAGTTTATCGACTATTTACAGATTGGAAATCCTCAAGATCGAGTTATTTTCTGTATATGGTGCTCAG ATCCAACACTGTGAAGAAAGGTGTTTGCAAGGATTCGGAGGAACTGAGATCTCTAAGGGAAAAATAAATGAGGGTGGAAAAAGGCCGAAAGTTTGGCTGGGGAGTAAG TTAGCAGTAAATTTGCATGACTTCCAGGATGCTGAGCCTGACATTCTTGTACACTCAACTCCAGCAATTGTAGAGTGGTTTAAGCAGCAAGGAATTAAGTGCAAATTTGCACTTAAAGCTCTTTGCAGAAAGAAAGGACTCCATGCTGAG AGAGCAAAGTTGATTGGAGTTGACAGTCTTGGCATGGATGTCAGAGTTCTCTCGGGAACAGAAGTGCAAACTCATCGTTTCCCCTTCAAAGTTAGG GCAACATCAGAGGTTGCTGCTGAGAAACAGATCCGGCAGCTTCTGTTTCCCAGGTCCCGTCGCAAAAAGTTTAGGACTCCCGAAAGAGCTGGAGATTTGGACTCACTTTAA
- the LOC104216773 gene encoding uncharacterized protein At3g49140 isoform X1, whose product MFISAPSSSISISPSHCFKCHADGVGCSASVGVTSSWIKPSHEVQGFSDHSGISFRPENPFLGATQLHWLPVGHEISLSRISVAADYPDSVPDSSNYVGNHGYHPLEGIRDHRRVRDTELTAAETARTTVEANSNALLIFPGMVHCEPHERESWAEFQYVIDEYGDIFFEIYDDKNILQDRDASNPVNALIGMDFSQYEKRRAESSDYSNFIGDSIDDTYFLDNYLEVENSEMSDFQVDWAMPDSYSKLHPVYFAKCLTKAVEMEHAKMMDHPSNGISIWGHLKPAFLEEEFYVRRLFSDDEVGDGYISDWKDGETLSFGSSYDKSCSLSTIYRLEILKIELFSVYGAQIQHCEERCLQGFGGTEISKGKINEGGKRPKVWLGSKLAVNLHDFQDAEPDILVHSTPAIVEWFKQQGIKCKFALKALCRKKGLHAERAKLIGVDSLGMDVRVLSGTEVQTHRFPFKVRATSEVAAEKQIRQLLFPRSRRKKFRTPERAGDLDSL is encoded by the exons ATGTTCATCTCCGCGCCTTCTTCATCAATCTCCATCA GTCCTTCACATTGCTTCAAATGTCATGCTGATGGAGTTGGTTGCTCAGCATCAGTTGGAGTTACAAGCAGTTGGATCAAACCATCACATGAGGTTCAGGGATTCTCTGACCATTCAGGTATAAG TTTCAGGCCTGAGAATCCTTTCCTCGGAGCTACACAATTGCATTGGCTGCCTGTAGGACATGAGATTAGCCTTTCAAGAATTTCAGTTGCAGCAGACTACCCAGATTCTGTTCCTGATTCCTCTAACTATGTCGGGAATCATGGCTATCACCCTCTTGAAGGAATACGAGACCACAGAAGAGTTCGTGATACTGAACTCACAGCTGCTGAAACAGCAAGGACAACTGTTGAG GCTAATAGCAATGCTTTGTTGATATTCCCTGGCATGGTTCATTGTGAACCTCATGAACGAGAGTCATGGGCAGAATTTCAGTACGTGATTGATGAATATGGAG ACATATTCTTTGAAATTTATGATGACAAGAATATCTTGCAAGATCGTGATGCAAGTAATCCTGTG AATGCATTGATTGGAATGGATTTCTCCCAATATGAGAAGAGGAGGGCAGAATCTTCTGACTACAGCAATTTCATAGGTGATTCTATTGACGATACTTACTTCTTGGACAATTACTTAGAG GTTGAAAATTCTGAGATGTCTGACTTTCAAGTTGATTGGGCAATGCCAGATAGTTATAGCAAGTTGCACCCAGTGTATTTTGCAAAGTGCTTGACTAAG GCTGTTGAAATGGAACATGCTAAGATGATGGATCATCCATCAAATGGCATTTCAATTTGGGGACACCTCAAGCCTGCCTTTCTGGAAGAAGAATTTTATGTTCGAAGGCTCTTCAGTGATGATGAAGTTGGGGACGGCTACATCTCGGATTGGAAAG ATGGAGAAACTTTGAGCTTCGGTTCAAGCTATGACAAGAGCTGCAGTTTATCGACTATTTACAGATTGGAAATCCTCAAGATCGAGTTATTTTCTGTATATGGTGCTCAG ATCCAACACTGTGAAGAAAGGTGTTTGCAAGGATTCGGAGGAACTGAGATCTCTAAGGGAAAAATAAATGAGGGTGGAAAAAGGCCGAAAGTTTGGCTGGGGAGTAAG TTAGCAGTAAATTTGCATGACTTCCAGGATGCTGAGCCTGACATTCTTGTACACTCAACTCCAGCAATTGTAGAGTGGTTTAAGCAGCAAGGAATTAAGTGCAAATTTGCACTTAAAGCTCTTTGCAGAAAGAAAGGACTCCATGCTGAG AGAGCAAAGTTGATTGGAGTTGACAGTCTTGGCATGGATGTCAGAGTTCTCTCGGGAACAGAAGTGCAAACTCATCGTTTCCCCTTCAAAGTTAGG GCAACATCAGAGGTTGCTGCTGAGAAACAGATCCGGCAGCTTCTGTTTCCCAGGTCCCGTCGCAAAAAGTTTAGGACTCCCGAAAGAGCTGGAGATTTGGACTCACTTTAA
- the LOC104216773 gene encoding uncharacterized protein At3g49140 isoform X4, with protein sequence MFISAPSSSISISPSHCFKCHADGVGCSASVGVTSSWIKPSHEVQGFSDHSGISFRPENPFLGATQLHWLPVGHEISLSRISVAADYPDSVPDSSNYVGNHGYHPLEGIRDHRRVRDTELTAAETARTTVEANSNALLIFPGMVHCEPHERESWAEFQYVIDEYGDIFFEIYDDKNILQDRDASNPVNALIGMDFSQYEKRRAESSDYSNFIGDSIDDTYFLDNYLEVENSEMSDFQVDWAMPDSYSKLHPVYFAKCLTKAVEMEHAKMMDHPSNGISIWGHLKPAFLEEEFYVRRLFSDDEVGDGYISDWKDGETLSFGSSYDKSCSLSTIYRLEILKIELFSVYGAQLAVNLHDFQDAEPDILVHSTPAIVEWFKQQGIKCKFALKALCRKKGLHAERAKLIGVDSLGMDVRVLSGTEVQTHRFPFKVRATSEVAAEKQIRQLLFPRSRRKKFRTPERAGDLDSL encoded by the exons ATGTTCATCTCCGCGCCTTCTTCATCAATCTCCATCA GTCCTTCACATTGCTTCAAATGTCATGCTGATGGAGTTGGTTGCTCAGCATCAGTTGGAGTTACAAGCAGTTGGATCAAACCATCACATGAGGTTCAGGGATTCTCTGACCATTCAGGTATAAG TTTCAGGCCTGAGAATCCTTTCCTCGGAGCTACACAATTGCATTGGCTGCCTGTAGGACATGAGATTAGCCTTTCAAGAATTTCAGTTGCAGCAGACTACCCAGATTCTGTTCCTGATTCCTCTAACTATGTCGGGAATCATGGCTATCACCCTCTTGAAGGAATACGAGACCACAGAAGAGTTCGTGATACTGAACTCACAGCTGCTGAAACAGCAAGGACAACTGTTGAG GCTAATAGCAATGCTTTGTTGATATTCCCTGGCATGGTTCATTGTGAACCTCATGAACGAGAGTCATGGGCAGAATTTCAGTACGTGATTGATGAATATGGAG ACATATTCTTTGAAATTTATGATGACAAGAATATCTTGCAAGATCGTGATGCAAGTAATCCTGTG AATGCATTGATTGGAATGGATTTCTCCCAATATGAGAAGAGGAGGGCAGAATCTTCTGACTACAGCAATTTCATAGGTGATTCTATTGACGATACTTACTTCTTGGACAATTACTTAGAG GTTGAAAATTCTGAGATGTCTGACTTTCAAGTTGATTGGGCAATGCCAGATAGTTATAGCAAGTTGCACCCAGTGTATTTTGCAAAGTGCTTGACTAAG GCTGTTGAAATGGAACATGCTAAGATGATGGATCATCCATCAAATGGCATTTCAATTTGGGGACACCTCAAGCCTGCCTTTCTGGAAGAAGAATTTTATGTTCGAAGGCTCTTCAGTGATGATGAAGTTGGGGACGGCTACATCTCGGATTGGAAAG ATGGAGAAACTTTGAGCTTCGGTTCAAGCTATGACAAGAGCTGCAGTTTATCGACTATTTACAGATTGGAAATCCTCAAGATCGAGTTATTTTCTGTATATGGTGCTCAG TTAGCAGTAAATTTGCATGACTTCCAGGATGCTGAGCCTGACATTCTTGTACACTCAACTCCAGCAATTGTAGAGTGGTTTAAGCAGCAAGGAATTAAGTGCAAATTTGCACTTAAAGCTCTTTGCAGAAAGAAAGGACTCCATGCTGAG AGAGCAAAGTTGATTGGAGTTGACAGTCTTGGCATGGATGTCAGAGTTCTCTCGGGAACAGAAGTGCAAACTCATCGTTTCCCCTTCAAAGTTAGG GCAACATCAGAGGTTGCTGCTGAGAAACAGATCCGGCAGCTTCTGTTTCCCAGGTCCCGTCGCAAAAAGTTTAGGACTCCCGAAAGAGCTGGAGATTTGGACTCACTTTAA
- the LOC104216773 gene encoding uncharacterized protein At3g49140 isoform X3, with the protein MICPSHCFKCHADGVGCSASVGVTSSWIKPSHEVQGFSDHSGISFRPENPFLGATQLHWLPVGHEISLSRISVAADYPDSVPDSSNYVGNHGYHPLEGIRDHRRVRDTELTAAETARTTVEANSNALLIFPGMVHCEPHERESWAEFQYVIDEYGDIFFEIYDDKNILQDRDASNPVNALIGMDFSQYEKRRAESSDYSNFIGDSIDDTYFLDNYLEVENSEMSDFQVDWAMPDSYSKLHPVYFAKCLTKAVEMEHAKMMDHPSNGISIWGHLKPAFLEEEFYVRRLFSDDEVGDGYISDWKDGETLSFGSSYDKSCSLSTIYRLEILKIELFSVYGAQIQHCEERCLQGFGGTEISKGKINEGGKRPKVWLGSKLAVNLHDFQDAEPDILVHSTPAIVEWFKQQGIKCKFALKALCRKKGLHAERAKLIGVDSLGMDVRVLSGTEVQTHRFPFKVRATSEVAAEKQIRQLLFPRSRRKKFRTPERAGDLDSL; encoded by the exons ATGATTT GTCCTTCACATTGCTTCAAATGTCATGCTGATGGAGTTGGTTGCTCAGCATCAGTTGGAGTTACAAGCAGTTGGATCAAACCATCACATGAGGTTCAGGGATTCTCTGACCATTCAGGTATAAG TTTCAGGCCTGAGAATCCTTTCCTCGGAGCTACACAATTGCATTGGCTGCCTGTAGGACATGAGATTAGCCTTTCAAGAATTTCAGTTGCAGCAGACTACCCAGATTCTGTTCCTGATTCCTCTAACTATGTCGGGAATCATGGCTATCACCCTCTTGAAGGAATACGAGACCACAGAAGAGTTCGTGATACTGAACTCACAGCTGCTGAAACAGCAAGGACAACTGTTGAG GCTAATAGCAATGCTTTGTTGATATTCCCTGGCATGGTTCATTGTGAACCTCATGAACGAGAGTCATGGGCAGAATTTCAGTACGTGATTGATGAATATGGAG ACATATTCTTTGAAATTTATGATGACAAGAATATCTTGCAAGATCGTGATGCAAGTAATCCTGTG AATGCATTGATTGGAATGGATTTCTCCCAATATGAGAAGAGGAGGGCAGAATCTTCTGACTACAGCAATTTCATAGGTGATTCTATTGACGATACTTACTTCTTGGACAATTACTTAGAG GTTGAAAATTCTGAGATGTCTGACTTTCAAGTTGATTGGGCAATGCCAGATAGTTATAGCAAGTTGCACCCAGTGTATTTTGCAAAGTGCTTGACTAAG GCTGTTGAAATGGAACATGCTAAGATGATGGATCATCCATCAAATGGCATTTCAATTTGGGGACACCTCAAGCCTGCCTTTCTGGAAGAAGAATTTTATGTTCGAAGGCTCTTCAGTGATGATGAAGTTGGGGACGGCTACATCTCGGATTGGAAAG ATGGAGAAACTTTGAGCTTCGGTTCAAGCTATGACAAGAGCTGCAGTTTATCGACTATTTACAGATTGGAAATCCTCAAGATCGAGTTATTTTCTGTATATGGTGCTCAG ATCCAACACTGTGAAGAAAGGTGTTTGCAAGGATTCGGAGGAACTGAGATCTCTAAGGGAAAAATAAATGAGGGTGGAAAAAGGCCGAAAGTTTGGCTGGGGAGTAAG TTAGCAGTAAATTTGCATGACTTCCAGGATGCTGAGCCTGACATTCTTGTACACTCAACTCCAGCAATTGTAGAGTGGTTTAAGCAGCAAGGAATTAAGTGCAAATTTGCACTTAAAGCTCTTTGCAGAAAGAAAGGACTCCATGCTGAG AGAGCAAAGTTGATTGGAGTTGACAGTCTTGGCATGGATGTCAGAGTTCTCTCGGGAACAGAAGTGCAAACTCATCGTTTCCCCTTCAAAGTTAGG GCAACATCAGAGGTTGCTGCTGAGAAACAGATCCGGCAGCTTCTGTTTCCCAGGTCCCGTCGCAAAAAGTTTAGGACTCCCGAAAGAGCTGGAGATTTGGACTCACTTTAA